A single Crateriforma conspicua DNA region contains:
- a CDS encoding ribulokinase, with the protein MAAKFSIGLDYGTNSVRAIIVDLADGQEIASDVYEYPSGDHGILLDPKDPNLARQNPADYIQGCKTSVANAVKQASRNRDFSPDRVVGIGVDTTGSTPLPVDAKGRALALHSKFKKNLAAHAWLWKDHTSAEEAAEITAKASRTKENYLAKCGGTYSSEWFWSKILHCRRIAPDVFEAAAGWVELADFVPGFLTGNTAPETIRRGICAAGHKAMFHTDWGGLPKKSFLKRLDPELVKVAENYNSDTATSDQVAGHLIKEFAEPMGLPVGIPVAVGAFDAHHGAIGSGVKPGTLVKIIGTSTCDVTVWPADQPLADIPGLCGIVPGSVTPGMYGLEAGQSAVGDIFNWFVRNLAPSTIPSGRDPHVWLTEQADQLQPGESGLLALDWNNGNRTVLVDPYLTGLLVGQTLHTTAAEIYRALIEATAFGALTIINRFEEYGVQVKQVVNCGGIAEKNPMAMQIYADVCGRPMKVSRSAQTCALGAAIFGAVAGGGYSSVAAAQRKMTGTKDTVYRPRKKAKAVYAELYKLYHQLHDAFGVKGSGVAVDQVMKDLIAIRNRVRKG; encoded by the coding sequence GTGGCTGCAAAGTTTTCAATCGGTTTGGATTACGGGACCAACAGCGTTCGCGCAATCATCGTCGACTTGGCTGACGGCCAAGAGATCGCCAGCGATGTGTACGAGTATCCCAGCGGGGATCATGGCATCTTGTTGGATCCTAAAGATCCCAACTTGGCTCGCCAAAACCCCGCCGACTATATCCAAGGTTGCAAAACCTCGGTCGCCAATGCGGTCAAGCAAGCGTCACGAAACCGTGACTTTTCGCCCGATCGCGTCGTCGGCATCGGTGTCGATACCACCGGGTCCACGCCGTTGCCGGTCGATGCCAAAGGTCGCGCCCTGGCATTGCATTCAAAGTTCAAAAAGAACTTGGCCGCGCACGCTTGGTTGTGGAAGGATCACACGTCGGCCGAGGAAGCCGCGGAGATCACCGCCAAAGCTTCACGGACCAAGGAAAACTACTTGGCCAAGTGCGGCGGAACTTATTCCAGCGAATGGTTTTGGTCCAAGATCTTGCACTGTCGTCGTATTGCACCAGACGTCTTTGAAGCGGCGGCCGGCTGGGTGGAACTGGCCGACTTCGTTCCCGGATTTCTGACGGGCAACACGGCACCGGAAACCATTCGTCGTGGTATCTGCGCAGCCGGACACAAAGCAATGTTCCACACCGACTGGGGAGGGTTGCCGAAGAAGTCGTTCTTGAAGCGTTTGGATCCGGAACTGGTCAAGGTCGCCGAGAACTACAACAGCGATACGGCAACATCCGATCAAGTCGCCGGCCACTTGATCAAGGAGTTCGCCGAACCGATGGGATTGCCCGTCGGAATCCCCGTCGCCGTCGGTGCCTTTGATGCACACCACGGTGCAATCGGGTCAGGCGTCAAACCGGGAACCCTGGTCAAAATCATCGGGACCAGCACCTGTGATGTCACCGTCTGGCCGGCCGATCAACCGCTTGCCGACATCCCCGGATTGTGCGGCATCGTTCCCGGTTCGGTCACGCCGGGCATGTACGGATTGGAAGCCGGACAGTCCGCGGTCGGTGACATTTTTAATTGGTTCGTCCGCAATCTGGCCCCGTCTACCATCCCCAGCGGTCGGGATCCCCATGTCTGGCTGACCGAGCAAGCGGATCAGTTGCAGCCGGGTGAAAGCGGTTTGTTGGCACTGGATTGGAACAACGGTAACCGGACCGTGTTGGTGGATCCCTATTTGACCGGATTGCTGGTCGGGCAAACGTTACACACCACTGCAGCGGAGATCTATCGCGCATTGATCGAAGCCACGGCGTTTGGTGCCCTGACGATCATCAACCGGTTCGAAGAATACGGGGTGCAGGTCAAGCAAGTCGTTAACTGTGGTGGCATTGCCGAAAAGAATCCGATGGCGATGCAAATCTATGCCGACGTTTGTGGTCGTCCGATGAAAGTCAGTCGGTCCGCACAAACGTGCGCTTTGGGCGCCGCCATCTTCGGTGCGGTCGCCGGCGGCGGGTATTCCAGTGTTGCCGCGGCCCAGCGAAAAATGACCGGCACCAAAGACACCGTGTACCGTCCCCGCAAAAAAGCCAAGGCTGTGTATGCGGAACTTTACAAGCTGTACCACCAATTGCATGACGCATTCGGTGTGAAGGGTTCCGGTGTCGCCGTGGATCAAGTGATGAAGGACTTGATCGCCATCCGCAACCGTGTGCGAAAGGGGTAA
- the araD gene encoding L-ribulose-5-phosphate 4-epimerase AraD: protein MLDQLKIEVCAANRSLVDHDLVTLTWGNVSGIDRQSGRVVIKPSGVDYHDLMPEHMVVVDLDGNRIEGELNPSSDTATHVWLYRNFSAIGGVTHTHSRYATMYSQCRREIPCLGTTHADHFHGPVPVTRPLTESEVAQAYEANTGKVITERFADLDPIAMPAVLVAGHAPFAWGPSAKKSVENAVALEAVAQMTLGCQQIMAGQQDNAVPRLEAYVLEKHYQRKHGPDAYYGQAKSSS, encoded by the coding sequence GTGCTGGATCAACTGAAAATCGAGGTCTGCGCCGCCAACCGCAGTCTGGTGGATCATGACTTGGTCACACTGACTTGGGGCAACGTCAGTGGGATTGATCGACAATCCGGACGGGTCGTTATCAAACCCAGCGGTGTCGACTACCACGATCTGATGCCCGAACACATGGTCGTCGTCGATCTGGATGGCAACCGAATCGAAGGTGAACTGAATCCGTCCAGCGATACCGCCACCCACGTGTGGTTGTATCGCAACTTTTCGGCCATCGGCGGCGTGACGCATACCCACAGTCGATACGCGACGATGTATTCGCAATGTCGTCGCGAGATTCCGTGCTTGGGAACGACCCACGCCGATCACTTTCATGGCCCGGTACCCGTCACGCGACCGCTGACCGAATCGGAGGTTGCCCAGGCCTATGAAGCCAACACGGGCAAAGTCATCACCGAACGATTCGCCGATCTGGATCCCATCGCCATGCCGGCCGTTCTGGTCGCCGGTCATGCACCGTTTGCTTGGGGGCCGAGTGCGAAAAAGTCCGTCGAGAATGCGGTCGCACTCGAAGCCGTCGCCCAAATGACGCTCGGCTGCCAGCAAATCATGGCCGGACAACAAGATAACGCCGTGCCACGTTTGGAGGCCTATGTGTTGGAAAAACACTACCAACGCAAACACGGCCCCGACGCTTATTACGGCCAAGCCAAATCATCGTCCTAA
- the araA gene encoding L-arabinose isomerase, whose product MSSESSRREVWFVTGSQHLYGDEALRQVAANGQSVVDGLVGDGRLPVSLVFKPIVTTPDAITRLCRDADADPRCIGLVCWMHTFSPAKMWIAGLSGLTKPIAHLHTQFNAELPWSTIDMDFMNLNQSAHGGREFGHICARLNVPRKVIVGHWQDPSVQERLAIWMRAASGRDEMRNLRVARIGDNMRQVAVTEGDKVEAQRVFGTEINGYGIGDLVDCVNQVTDSDADALAADYEQVYQLDPSLQRDRQQRQSLLDAAKQELGLRSFLQSVGAMALTDTFEDLHGLQQLPGLAIQRLMADGYGFGAEGDWKTSALLRAIKVMADGLDGGTSFMEDYTYHFQGDDSLCLGAHMLEICPSIAADQPRCEIHPLGIGGKSDPVRLVFTAPAGPAINVALTDMGDRFRLLVNEVETVTPPHDLPNLPVARALWKPLPDLRTAAAAWIYAGGPHHTVFSQAVGSEMIEDFADMIGVECRFIDADTSLRSFKQTL is encoded by the coding sequence ATGTCATCCGAATCATCCAGACGCGAAGTCTGGTTCGTCACCGGCAGCCAGCACTTGTATGGCGACGAAGCGTTGCGGCAAGTCGCCGCCAATGGGCAAAGCGTTGTCGACGGATTGGTCGGCGACGGCCGTCTGCCCGTGTCGTTGGTTTTCAAGCCGATTGTCACCACCCCCGATGCCATCACCCGATTGTGTCGGGATGCCGATGCGGATCCCCGGTGCATCGGTTTGGTTTGCTGGATGCACACGTTTTCGCCTGCCAAGATGTGGATCGCGGGGCTGTCGGGGCTGACCAAGCCGATCGCGCATTTGCACACCCAGTTCAATGCGGAGTTGCCCTGGTCGACCATCGACATGGATTTCATGAACTTGAACCAGTCGGCGCACGGCGGACGCGAATTCGGTCACATTTGCGCACGATTGAACGTTCCACGCAAAGTCATCGTCGGTCACTGGCAAGATCCCAGCGTCCAAGAACGATTGGCCATCTGGATGCGAGCCGCCAGTGGACGCGACGAAATGCGAAACCTTCGTGTCGCACGGATCGGCGACAACATGCGTCAAGTCGCGGTGACCGAAGGCGATAAGGTGGAAGCCCAGCGGGTCTTTGGAACCGAAATCAACGGCTATGGCATTGGCGACTTGGTGGACTGTGTCAATCAAGTCACCGATTCCGACGCCGATGCATTGGCGGCCGATTACGAACAAGTCTATCAGTTGGATCCATCGCTTCAGCGTGACCGTCAGCAACGTCAATCCTTACTGGATGCAGCGAAGCAGGAACTGGGGCTTCGAAGCTTCCTGCAATCCGTCGGTGCGATGGCACTGACCGATACGTTCGAAGACTTGCACGGTTTGCAGCAACTGCCCGGCTTGGCCATCCAACGTTTGATGGCTGACGGTTATGGATTCGGTGCCGAAGGCGACTGGAAGACCTCCGCCCTGCTGCGGGCGATCAAGGTCATGGCCGACGGTTTGGACGGCGGAACGTCGTTCATGGAAGACTACACGTATCACTTCCAAGGCGACGATTCGTTGTGTTTGGGCGCGCACATGCTGGAAATCTGTCCCAGCATCGCCGCGGATCAACCCCGATGTGAAATTCATCCGCTGGGTATCGGCGGAAAATCCGACCCCGTGCGACTGGTCTTCACCGCACCGGCGGGGCCCGCGATCAATGTGGCTTTGACCGACATGGGCGATCGTTTTCGGTTGTTGGTCAATGAGGTCGAAACGGTAACACCGCCGCACGATCTGCCGAACCTGCCCGTCGCCCGGGCTTTGTGGAAGCCTTTGCCCGATTTGCGGACCGCGGCCGCCGCATGGATCTATGCCGGTGGCCCCCACCACACCGTTTTCAGCCAAGCGGTGGGAAGCGAAATGATCGAGGACTTCGCCGATATGATAGGCGTCGAGTGTCGGTTCATTGATGCCGACACGTCGCTACGAAGTTTCAAACAGACGCTGTAG
- a CDS encoding sodium:solute symporter, whose product MVFIDWVVIAGYFAILLGVAWWVINKGSETADDYFLAGRNLSWWVIGASIFASNIGSEHLVGLAGSGATDGVAMAHYELHAWCLLVLGWGLIPFYMRSRVFTMPEFLERRFNSSSRWVLSLISLVAYVVTKIAVGIFAGGIVFSVLLPDMRLGPLDSFWIGSILVIVLTGAYTILGGLRAVAYTEALQTLILILGSILVTIYGLDALGGWSRLREICGSEMFNLWKPMVPAGVESTWEPVKEPGRMAWYFNDNYPWLSMLFCAPVIGLWYWCTDQYIVQRALGAPNETEARRGSIFASMLKLLPVFIFIIPGMICFALSTTGASVPLQEAMVDADGNLIREEAQKAFPMLVATILPPGVRGLVVAGLLAALMSSLAGVFNASATLFTMDFYSKLHPTVSQGRLVWIGRVATGVMVLIGLAWIPVIQGGRGLYDYLQGVQAYLAPPIFVVFFLGILWKRANGAGCLAALLVGFVMGLVRLAIDTPVKLIDGYQYQEGSLLWILNNMFFQYYSMLILAVCVIVMVAVSLVTAAPDYEKIQGLTFGTLTDQDKAESRASWNMIDIVASGMVLVAILAAYLYFQG is encoded by the coding sequence ATGGTGTTCATCGATTGGGTCGTCATTGCGGGTTATTTCGCAATTCTGTTGGGTGTCGCTTGGTGGGTGATCAACAAGGGCAGCGAAACCGCGGATGACTATTTCCTGGCCGGACGCAACCTCAGTTGGTGGGTCATCGGCGCGTCGATCTTTGCATCCAATATCGGATCGGAACACTTGGTCGGGCTGGCCGGTTCCGGTGCGACCGACGGCGTTGCGATGGCACACTATGAACTGCACGCTTGGTGTCTATTGGTTTTGGGGTGGGGCCTGATCCCGTTCTACATGCGTTCGCGCGTGTTCACGATGCCCGAATTCCTGGAACGAAGATTCAATTCGTCCAGCCGCTGGGTGTTGTCACTGATTTCGCTCGTCGCTTATGTCGTGACCAAGATCGCGGTGGGCATCTTCGCCGGCGGGATCGTGTTTTCAGTGCTGTTACCCGACATGCGTTTGGGACCGCTGGACAGTTTCTGGATCGGGTCGATCCTGGTCATCGTTTTGACGGGTGCTTATACGATTCTGGGTGGTCTTCGCGCCGTCGCCTATACCGAAGCACTGCAGACATTGATTCTGATACTGGGATCCATCTTGGTCACCATCTATGGATTGGATGCGTTGGGCGGATGGAGTCGCCTTCGTGAAATCTGTGGATCCGAAATGTTCAACCTGTGGAAACCGATGGTTCCCGCTGGTGTCGAATCGACATGGGAACCGGTCAAAGAACCCGGGCGGATGGCGTGGTATTTCAATGACAACTATCCCTGGCTAAGCATGCTGTTCTGCGCGCCCGTGATCGGGTTGTGGTACTGGTGTACCGATCAGTACATCGTCCAGCGTGCATTGGGGGCACCGAACGAAACCGAAGCACGACGCGGATCGATCTTTGCATCCATGTTGAAGCTGCTGCCGGTATTCATCTTCATCATTCCGGGAATGATCTGTTTCGCGTTGTCGACCACGGGGGCGTCCGTTCCGCTTCAGGAAGCAATGGTCGACGCCGATGGAAACCTGATCCGCGAAGAGGCCCAGAAAGCCTTCCCCATGTTGGTTGCAACCATCTTGCCGCCCGGTGTGCGTGGCCTGGTGGTCGCGGGATTGTTGGCAGCATTGATGAGCTCGCTGGCTGGCGTATTCAACGCATCAGCGACACTGTTCACGATGGACTTCTATTCCAAGTTACATCCAACGGTTTCACAGGGACGCTTGGTCTGGATCGGACGTGTGGCCACCGGTGTCATGGTTTTGATCGGCCTTGCATGGATCCCCGTGATTCAGGGTGGCCGTGGCTTGTACGACTATTTGCAAGGCGTCCAAGCGTATCTGGCACCACCAATCTTTGTGGTCTTCTTTCTGGGAATCCTATGGAAACGTGCCAACGGTGCTGGATGTTTGGCTGCATTGTTGGTTGGTTTCGTGATGGGCTTGGTGCGGCTTGCAATTGACACACCGGTGAAGCTGATCGACGGCTACCAGTATCAGGAAGGGTCACTGCTTTGGATTCTGAACAATATGTTCTTTCAGTACTACAGCATGCTGATCTTGGCCGTATGTGTCATCGTTATGGTGGCCGTCAGTTTGGTCACCGCCGCGCCCGACTACGAAAAGATTCAAGGGCTGACGTTTGGCACGCTGACCGACCAAGACAAGGCAGAGTCACGCGCCAGTTGGAACATGATCGATATCGTCGCGTCGGGGATGGTTTTGGTGGCAATTCTTGCCGCGTACTTGTATTTCCAAGGTTAG
- a CDS encoding SLC5 family protein, whose amino-acid sequence MNAIDVAVPNESIFMTLVLSTGPIEQIDFQLSTLDYVAFFGYFLGLCLIGFFAGRKQGETSADYFLAGRSLPWYVVGASYIAANISTEHFIGLIGAAVIYGICVATGEWSTVIAFTFLIWLFIPYLLTSKVYTAPEFLEKRFNKQMRFIFAAVTLLVNIVAFMGPVIYGGALVLVELFGFDKVTAVIVIGIASGVWAIWGGLRSVALMDLLTITVMVLGGLSVTFLGLSHLGDGQGVLAGARKMIEVNAGNVPWAHQWIQDATPNILQGADADTTYDRLLVLQPLNHYSNPWTHWVFSFFYIGLWYTVINQHMIQKVLAAKDMYHARMGMVFASYLKLLLPFIVVIPGLIFFAMKPDFLQEGSFGDQSDAANATYILMIKQLVPTFLTGVLLAALFGAIQSTVCSVLNSTSTIFTLDFYKMFFRKDATEREEVIVGRVAGAVILGISIIVGILLATVTKVNLFIWIQALYVFFAPPFSATFLLGSLWRRVSGTDALIASICTFLFALVLKLLEFKDSLLGWAHLPDWVALPSWMIPFANQGMICWAFCMILCAALALVTPNPDNIDDDLTFRWKNLKLSGGLGGHWYSSVTLWWAVCVVLMIGLVLTFSIVL is encoded by the coding sequence GTGAACGCCATCGACGTTGCGGTACCGAACGAAAGCATTTTCATGACGCTCGTTCTCAGTACCGGTCCGATCGAACAGATTGATTTTCAACTGTCGACTTTGGACTACGTCGCGTTCTTTGGCTATTTCCTTGGTTTGTGCCTGATCGGCTTCTTTGCCGGCCGAAAGCAGGGGGAAACGTCCGCCGACTATTTCTTGGCGGGACGTTCCCTGCCCTGGTACGTCGTGGGTGCATCGTACATCGCAGCCAATATTTCCACCGAGCATTTCATCGGCCTGATCGGTGCGGCGGTGATTTATGGCATTTGTGTGGCTACCGGTGAATGGAGCACCGTGATCGCGTTCACGTTCTTGATTTGGCTGTTCATCCCTTATCTGCTGACATCCAAAGTTTATACCGCCCCGGAATTTCTGGAGAAGCGATTCAACAAGCAGATGCGGTTCATCTTTGCCGCGGTCACGTTGCTGGTGAACATTGTCGCCTTCATGGGCCCCGTGATTTACGGCGGTGCTCTGGTTTTGGTGGAATTGTTCGGGTTCGACAAAGTCACCGCGGTGATCGTGATCGGAATTGCGTCAGGGGTCTGGGCGATCTGGGGTGGGTTGCGATCGGTCGCCTTGATGGATCTTTTGACCATCACCGTGATGGTGTTGGGCGGGCTGAGCGTCACCTTTCTTGGCCTATCGCATTTGGGGGATGGCCAGGGCGTTCTTGCCGGAGCCCGCAAGATGATTGAGGTCAACGCGGGCAATGTGCCCTGGGCTCATCAATGGATTCAAGACGCCACCCCGAACATTCTGCAGGGGGCGGACGCGGACACCACCTACGATCGGCTGTTGGTATTGCAACCGCTCAACCACTATTCCAACCCCTGGACCCACTGGGTGTTCAGCTTCTTTTACATCGGGCTCTGGTACACCGTGATCAACCAGCACATGATCCAAAAGGTGCTGGCGGCAAAGGATATGTATCACGCCCGTATGGGAATGGTGTTTGCAAGTTATCTGAAGCTGTTGCTGCCGTTCATCGTCGTGATTCCGGGGCTGATCTTTTTCGCAATGAAGCCGGATTTTTTGCAGGAAGGTTCGTTCGGAGACCAAAGTGACGCGGCTAACGCGACCTACATCTTGATGATCAAGCAATTAGTGCCAACGTTTTTGACCGGCGTTTTATTGGCTGCTCTGTTCGGCGCCATTCAGTCGACGGTCTGTTCGGTCTTGAATTCGACATCGACGATTTTCACGCTCGATTTTTACAAGATGTTCTTCCGCAAGGATGCGACTGAACGCGAAGAAGTCATCGTCGGACGGGTCGCGGGCGCCGTGATCCTGGGGATCTCGATCATCGTCGGTATTTTGCTGGCGACGGTGACGAAGGTGAACCTATTCATTTGGATTCAGGCGTTGTACGTGTTTTTCGCGCCTCCGTTTTCGGCAACGTTTCTTTTGGGGTCGCTTTGGCGGCGGGTCAGCGGCACGGATGCTCTGATCGCCAGCATTTGCACATTCCTATTTGCGTTGGTGTTGAAGTTGTTGGAGTTTAAGGATTCGTTGTTGGGGTGGGCCCATCTTCCGGATTGGGTGGCCCTGCCATCGTGGATGATTCCCTTTGCCAATCAAGGCATGATTTGTTGGGCGTTTTGCATGATCCTGTGTGCGGCGCTCGCGTTGGTGACTCCGAATCCCGACAACATCGATGATGATCTAACATTTCGATGGAAAAATCTGAAACTGAGTGGTGGTTTAGGTGGTCACTGGTATTCCAGTGTCACGCTTTGGTGGGCCGTCTGTGTCGTGTTGATGATTGGCCTGGTCTTGACCTTTAGCATCGTCCTGTAG
- a CDS encoding glycoside hydrolase family 27 protein has protein sequence MNISENAPTPPMGWNSWDCFGVSVTEDDIKANADYVAKHLKQYGWEYIVVDLCWFAPDANTDNYKKFGLHQLTDEYGRLIPDPVKFPSSAGGAGFKPLADYVHDLGLKFGIHIMRGIPWQAAENDLPIKGCDATAGQIAQPVDVCLWYANMYGVNLTRDGGQHYYDSLAELYASWDVDLIKADDMNSWDGEGNHEPYHTDEIEALAKAIDKAGRPVTLSLSPGAARVCNAAHLRRHANMWRISFDFWDEWESLQKQFDRCALWAPYIKQGHWPDADMLPLGRIGIRGEVGDARFTNFSEPEQFTLMTLWCIFRSPLMFGGHLPESDELSLRLITNPEVIAVNQASSNNRQVSRDETSVVWMAECLKSGDPYVAVFNVSDTDAEIEVDLSSLRLSGNWTVRDLWKRHSLGDVSQNLVASVQGHGAAMYRLSPVAS, from the coding sequence TTGAATATCTCTGAAAATGCGCCCACACCTCCCATGGGCTGGAATAGTTGGGACTGCTTCGGCGTCAGCGTGACCGAAGATGACATCAAAGCCAACGCGGATTATGTTGCAAAGCATCTCAAGCAATATGGCTGGGAATACATCGTCGTGGATTTGTGTTGGTTTGCGCCTGATGCGAACACCGACAACTACAAAAAATTTGGTCTTCATCAGTTGACCGATGAATACGGTCGCCTGATCCCCGACCCGGTGAAATTCCCGTCGTCGGCGGGTGGTGCCGGTTTCAAACCGTTGGCCGACTACGTCCACGACCTGGGGCTGAAGTTCGGGATTCACATCATGCGCGGGATTCCATGGCAGGCGGCAGAAAACGATCTGCCGATCAAGGGATGTGATGCCACGGCTGGACAGATTGCACAGCCCGTCGATGTGTGTCTGTGGTATGCCAATATGTATGGGGTGAATCTGACCCGCGACGGGGGGCAGCACTATTATGATTCACTGGCGGAGCTTTACGCTTCCTGGGACGTCGACCTGATCAAAGCGGATGACATGAATTCCTGGGACGGTGAAGGGAATCATGAGCCTTATCACACGGATGAGATTGAAGCTTTGGCCAAAGCCATCGACAAGGCAGGACGTCCTGTCACGTTGAGTCTTTCGCCGGGTGCCGCCCGTGTGTGCAACGCGGCTCATTTGCGGCGGCACGCCAATATGTGGCGGATATCATTCGACTTTTGGGATGAATGGGAATCGTTGCAGAAGCAGTTTGATCGATGCGCTTTGTGGGCACCCTACATTAAGCAAGGGCACTGGCCGGATGCGGATATGCTGCCGCTGGGGCGGATCGGGATTCGTGGAGAAGTCGGTGACGCCAGGTTCACGAATTTTTCCGAGCCGGAGCAGTTCACGTTGATGACGCTTTGGTGCATCTTCCGGTCACCCTTGATGTTTGGCGGGCATCTTCCCGAATCGGATGAATTGTCATTGCGGCTGATCACCAACCCGGAAGTGATTGCCGTCAATCAAGCCAGTTCGAACAATCGTCAAGTGTCGCGTGATGAGACTTCGGTGGTGTGGATGGCCGAGTGTTTGAAAAGCGGCGACCCTTACGTAGCGGTGTTCAACGTGTCCGATACGGATGCTGAGATCGAGGTCGACCTGTCATCGCTGAGACTGTCCGGAAACTGGACGGTGCGAGATCTGTGGAAACGTCATTCGCTTGGTGATGTGTCGCAGAATTTGGTTGCCAGTGTCCAGGGACATGGTGCCGCAATGTATCGATTGTCACCGGTTGCCTCGTAG